One segment of Coffea arabica cultivar ET-39 chromosome 7c, Coffea Arabica ET-39 HiFi, whole genome shotgun sequence DNA contains the following:
- the LOC113698765 gene encoding serine/threonine-protein kinase ATG1t — translation METDEIEEKHSSDSNELGRIQDYVLKSLLSEGSRGSVSRVWKARHRESGQIVALKQIQLSKLTRSLKNCLDCEVNFLSSVNHPNIIRLLGVFEAEGSIFLILEFCAGGNLGAYVRNHGRVQECIAKRFMQQIAAGLEVLHSHLIIHRDLKPENILLSSSDGDALLKIADFGLSRILHPDTFAETVCGSPLYMAPEILQFQKYDEKVDMWSIGAILFELLNGYPPFHGRTSVQLLQNIKESSYLPFSQLVLSELHPTCVDLCSRLLSVNPETRMSFDEFHEHDFLEIQKVER, via the exons ATGGAGACTGATGAGATAGAGGAGAAACATTCGTCGGACTCAAACGAACTGGGAAGAATTCAAGACTACGTTTTGAAATCCCTACTTAGCGAAGGCAGCAGAGGATCAGTGTCGAGGGTGTGGAAGGCGAGGCACAGAGAAAGCGGGCAAATAGTTGCTTTAAAGCAAATCCAACTCTCAAAGCTTACCCGCAGCCTCAAGAACTGCTTGGACTGCGAAGTCAACTTCTTATCCTCTGTTAATCACCCAAATATCATCCGTCTTCTCGGTGTTTTCGAG GCTGAAGGCAGCATTTTTCTCATCCTGGAGTTTTGTGCTGGGGGCAATCTCGGTGCTTATGTCCGGAATCATGGTAGAGTGCAAGAATGCATAGCTAAAAGATTCATGCAACAGATTG CTGCTGGATTAGAGGTGCTGCATTCACACCTAATCATCCACCGTGACTTGAAGCCAGAG AACATTCTGTTGTCAAGCTCTGATGGTGATGCTCTGCTGAAAATTGCTGATTTTGGACTCTCAAG AATTTTGCACCCTGATACCTTTGCTGAGACAGTCTGTGGGTCTCCATTATACATGGCTCCAGAAATTcttcaatttcaaaaatatGATGAAAAG GTTGACATGTGGAGCATTGGTGCAATTCTTTTTGAACTTCTTAATGGCTACCCTCCTTTTCATGGTAGGACTAGTGTTCAG CTTTTGCAGAATATCAAGGAATCTTCATATCTTCCCTTTTCTCAGCTGGTTCTTTCTGAGTTGCATCCGACCTGTGTTGATTTATGTTCTAGACTGTTGTCTGTCAATCCAG AGACCCGGATGTCCTTTGATGAGTTTCATGAGCATGACTTTTTGGAAATTCAGAAAGTGGAGAGATAA
- the LOC113698763 gene encoding uncharacterized protein has protein sequence MLPAKSLPLSSALIKAPKSPGANLTSTNCIGINKWIRKKYTNPSLSFRSSCHETSSEPVVVPETRSISAQKRVNILPEALPYIEKFHGKTIVVKYGGAAMKSEALQASVMSDLVLLSRVGLRIVMVHGGGPEINQWLGRLGLKPKFVNGSRVTDATTMEIVSMVLAGKVNKHLVALINKAGASAVGLSGMDGRLLTARPSQNSDQLGFVGDIATVDPTVLRQLIDNGHIPVIASIAADKTGQSYNINADIAAGEVAAALAAEKLILLTDVAGILEDQGDPGSLVKEVDIQGARRMMNDGKIAGGMFQKVDCCVRSVAQGVRTATILDGRVQHSLLLEILTDEGVGTMITG, from the coding sequence ATGCTGCCTGCTAAATCCCTCCCTCTCTCCTCCGCTTTGATAAAGGCACCCAAATCTCCTGGTGCTAATCTCACCTCAACAAACTGCATAGGCATCAACAAATGGATTAGGAAAAAGTATACCAATCCTTCTCTTAGTTTTCGGAGCTCCTGCCACGAGACTTCATCAGAACCTGTAGTTGTACCTGAAACACGTTCCATATCAGCACAAAAAAGAGTCAATATCCTTCCGGAGGCGCTGCCTTACATAGAAAAGTTCCATGGCAAGACAATTGTGGTCAAATATGGAGGTGCAGCCATGAAGTCTGAGGCCCTTCAAGCTTCTGTAATGTCTGACTTGGTTCTTCTCTCTCGTGTTGGTCTTCGCATTGTCATGGTCCATGGTGGGGGTCCTGAAATCAACCAGTGGCTTGGTAGGTTGGGCTTGAAGCCCAAGTTTGTGAATGGAAGTCGTGTCACTGATGCAACAACCATGGAAATTGTTTCGATGGTATTGGCGGGTAAAGTGAACAAACATCTTGTTGCCTTAATCAACAAGGCAGGGGCTTCTGCCGTTGGCTTATCTGGTATGGATGGCCGTCTTTTGACTGCCAGGCCTTCCCAAAATTCTGATCAGCTTGGCTTCGTTGGTGATATAGCCACTGTGGACCCCACAGTGCTTCGACAACTCATTGACAATGGTCATATCCCAGTCATTGCCTCTATAGCTGCTGACAAGACAGGCCAGTCATACAACATCAATGCAGACATAGCTGCGGGTGAGGTTGCTGCGGCCTTGGCAGCAGAGAAGTTAATTCTTTTGACTGATGTGGCTGGAATTCTAGAGGACCAAGGTGACCCAGGAAGTTTGGTGAAGGAAGTAGATATCCAAGGGGCGAGGAGGATGATGAATGATGGGAAGATTGCAGGTGGGATGTTTCAAAAGGTGGATTGCTGCGTGAGGTCCGTAGCTCAAGGTGTCAGGACTGCAACTATACTTGATGGACGAGTACAGCACTCATTACTCCTTGAGATTCTCACTGATGAAGGAGTAGGAACAATGATCACTGGATAA
- the LOC113699606 gene encoding protein NODULATION SIGNALING PATHWAY 2-like, with translation MEFEKMYFDVEPSYIIDHHCSLETALTFQNNHLIPPYSFQDYVSNDIVSTENFLEMETDIKDFEAKNCALDHENVVHKRLLPCQEIQETMDILAAEQSHLKDIQDELMEESSLTDLLLMGAEAIEAGNVRFASLVALRLKDILSDQENGDNPLDRLALYFTQGLLDKSLTAPELPEDPVSPQTNAISAFQMLQELSPYVKFAHFTANQAILEATEGHQEIHVIDFDVMEGIQWPSLMVDLAAREDASLRITAIAGDKRSSCNIQQTGFRLQDFANSINLSFSFDQVLVTKEEDFEEIKVGHTLIANCMINQLHMPYRESSLVKTFFNGLRKLSPKILVLVQEELFSFSKAPSTSFAEFFCEALDHYTALSDSLRSGFCAGYKLALKIIEKEFLRMRILDSVKHFPCGIMGNESNMLPDYPSMNGFRPIPTSSCNVTQAKHLISLFNGGYWVQNEQCKLTLCWKSRPLTTASIWVPTASSNTSLARSTSF, from the coding sequence ATGGAGTTTGAAAAGATGTATTTTGATGTTGAGCCAAGCTACATTATTGATCATCATTGTAGCTTGGAAACTGCATTAACTTTCCAAAACAACCATTTGATTCCACCTTATTCTTTCCAAGATTATGTTTCCAATGATATTGTTAGCACCGAAAACTTTCTTGAAATGGAAACAGATATCAAGGATTTCGAGGCTAAAAATTGTGCTTTAGACCACGAAAACGTGGTACACAAAAGATTGTTGCCCTGTCAAGAAATCCAAGAAACTATGGATATTTTGGCTGCTGAGCAATCCCATTTGAAGGATATTCAAGATGAACTCATGGAAGAGAGCAGCTTAACTGATCTGCTGCTGATGGGGGCAGAAGCTATTGAAGCAGGAAATGTTCGTTTTGCTTCATTAGTTGCACTCAGGCTCAAGGATATCCTATCTGATCAAGAAAATGGTGACAATCCATTGGATAGGTTAGCTTTATATTTCACTCAGGGCCTTCTTGACAAGAGCCTCACTGCTCCTGAGCTTCCGGAGGACCCTGTTTCGCCACAAACCAATGCTATCTCAGCCTTCCAAATGCTGCAGGAGCTCTCACCATATGTGAAGTTCGCGCATTTCACAGCCAACCAGGCAATCCTGGAGGCAACCGAAGGTCATCAGGAGATTCATGTTATCGATTTTGACGtcatggaaggaattcaatgGCCTTCTTTGATGGTTGACCTTGCTGCTAGAGAAGACGCATCTCTTAGGATAACTGCTATTGCTGGTGACAAAAGAAGTTCATGCAATATTCAACAAACAGGTTTTAGATTACAAGATTTCGCAAATTCAATCaatctttctttctcctttgaCCAAGTTCTGGTAACGAAAGAAGAAGATTTCGAAGAGATCAAAGTAGGGCATACCCTGATAGCTAATTGTATGATTAATCAGCTTCATATGCCTTACAGAGAAAGCTCATTGGTCAAAACATTTTTCAACGGTTTGAGGAAACTGTCCCCAAAGATATTGGTTTTAGTCCAAGAAGAGTTATTCAGCTTCTCTAAAGCTCCATCTACATCATTTGCGGAGTTCTTTTGTGAGGCCTTAGATCATTACACAGCACTCTCTGATTCACTCCGGAGTGGTTTTTGTGCAGGTTACAAATTAGCATTAAAGATCATAGAGAAGGAGTTCTTGAGAATGAGAATTTTGGATAGTGTGAAACATTTTCCTTGTGGGATCATGGGAAATGAAAGTAACATGTTGCCAGATTATCCTTCTATGAATGGATTCAGGCCAATTCCTACGAGTTCCTGTAATGTTACTCAAGCAAAGCATTTAATCAGTTTGTTTAATGGGGGTTACTGGGTGCAAAATGAACAGTGCAAGTTAACATTATGTTGGAAATCAAGACCTTTGACCACCGCTTCCATTTGGGTGCCGACAGCATCAAGCAACACTAGTCTTGCTAGGTCAACTTCTTTTTAA